A region of Malaclemys terrapin pileata isolate rMalTer1 chromosome 5, rMalTer1.hap1, whole genome shotgun sequence DNA encodes the following proteins:
- the PURG gene encoding purine-rich element-binding protein gamma, translating to MERGRGGGGAGGRSVGGSSLHRSIYSQSQQQYHYPASSQGGCMEIQELASKRVDIQKKRFYLDVKQSSRGRFLKIAEVWIGRGRQENIRKSKLTLSLSVAAELKDYLGDFIEHYAHLGLKGSQSHRHEHSNGKDQDLRRRQQHHLPSPPASVESEEHPHSVLKTEYIERDNRKYYLDLKENQRGRFLRIRQTMIRGPGMIGYFGHNLGQEQTIVLPAQGMIEFRDALVQLIEEYGEGDIEERRGGGDEPLELPEGTSFRVDNKRFYFDVGSNRYGIFLKVSEVRPPYRNTITVPYKAWTRFGENFIKYEEEMRRIYNSHKEKRMDVTGDSGEEQEGLE from the coding sequence atggagagagggagaggaggaggaggagcaggaggaaggagTGTGGGGGGCTCCAGCCTGCACAGGAGCATTTACTCCCAGTCTCAACAGCAGTATCActatcctgcctcctctcagggGGGCTGCATGGAGATCCAGGAGCTAGCCTCCAAAAGGGTGGACATCCAGAAAAAGCGATTTTATCTGGATGTGAAGCAGAGTTCCCGAGGCCGCTTCCTGAAGATAGCGGAGGTCTGGATAGGAAGAGGCAGGCAGGAAAATATCAGGAAAAGCAAACTGACTCTTTCCTTGTCTGTGGCTGCTGAGCTGAAGGATTATCTGGGAGATTTCATAGAGCACTATGCCCATTTGGGCCTCAAAGGCAGCCAGAGTCATAGACATGAACACAGTAATGGCAAAGATCAAGATTTGAGAAGGCGGCAACAGCATCATCTGCCTTCGCCTCCAGCATCTGTTGAATCCGAAGAGCATCCTCACAGTGTCCTGAAAACTGAGTATATAGAAAGAGACAACaggaagtattatctagacctgaAGGAAAATCAACGTGGGCGTTTCTTAAGGATTAGACAAACCATGATTAGAGGACCGGGCATGATAGGTTATTTTGGCCACAATTTGGGACAGGAACAGACTATTGTCCTTCCAGCCCAAGGGATGATTGAATTCAGGGATGCTTTGGTCCAGCTAATTGAAGAATATGGGGAGGGAGATATAGAAGAACGAAGAGGTGGGGGTGATGAACCCCTTGAGCTTCCAGAGGGGACTTCCTTCAGGGTGGACAACAAGCGGTTCTACTTTGATGTGGGATCTAACAGGTATGGCATTTTTTTGAAGGTAAGTGAGGTGAGACCACCTTACCGTAACACCATCACTGTCCCGTATAAAGCGTGGACAAGGTTTGGGGAAAACTTTATCAAGTATGAAGAAGAAATGAGGAGAATTTACAACAGCCATAAAGAGAAAAGAATGGATGTCACAGGTGACAGTGGTGAAGAGCAAGAGGGTCTGGAATAG